A window of Xenopus laevis strain J_2021 chromosome 1L, Xenopus_laevis_v10.1, whole genome shotgun sequence genomic DNA:
TTAACCAGAGCTTATTCCATTTTTCCTCATCCATACCACTTCTCAATTCTTTAGTCCAAGCCTTAATATAGGATAAGTCAGTTAACTGTTTTCAGGTATAGATAGAGAACTGAAATTGCCCTAAGGGGAGGTTTCCCTGAGAGAAACCAGCATTCAAAGAAGGTGGCAGTTTGTGCTTGGGACTCATGGCATTTCCAGTGTGTATTAGTAAAACGTATAATTTGGGAGGCTCGATAGAGCTCGGAGTCAAGGAGTTGAAAGTTTTCTAGTAAGGCATTTATGGTATATGGACCCTGGGGGTTAACATTGAGTGTATTGTAAGTTTTTGTTGGACCAGCATTGAAAAAGCTTGGGCAGGATGGAAGATAGGGAAGGTAGAGGACATAAATGGGCCTACAATTGGGGTACGGTATAGACTCTTGGTCCAATTCAAAACAAAGTATAAATAGTCCCAGGTTAGCGAATCAAATGCTTTCTATATATCAAGTTTCAGAAGCATAGCTGGTGTTGATGCATCTTTAGCTTTTGAAATCATGAGTATGGAATGGaagttttttctttgttatttatttctctaaaaccatggaTGCCGtgaaagttatttaaagattCGTTTATAAATAGTACTTTTGGAActgtgtggatgaccacactgcagcccttAAAACCTGTTCTGCAGAAGCCTGGAGATgaaccacccaagaagtgctgagtgaagaagtagaatgagctgaacccggaagggtgtggccttacctcgtacctcataggccttcaagattgttgacctaatccatcttgcattggTGAAACCAATGTTCTAAAAAGATGAATAtctgtaaaacctctaaaaattacaAGGGTGAAAAAACCTGAAATCCTCTAAAAGTCTGTCTGAATGGCTATTATGTCCAATTGGatactgacttctataggacctcgactacTTTTACACGTGGAAGTTTTGTTATagagtttttcagggtttttgcacttaataaatctcgaacttTAAGAGTTTtatagaaattttttaaaaagcaaatttttagagaaaaaatacaatctggaaaaaaatcggaattttagTAGATCGGCCCTATGGTGTTGAGGCAGAGGCCAAAGTCTATTtagatttcagactttttggtccaacatttggtcagccCCAAGCTTCATAACAagtttatacattatacatctgAACTGAGAGGGGTATGCCCCCCAAatgtcatatatttttttatttttttaaaagaaagatgcTCCATTGTGTAATTGGACCACAGTTGAAGCATTTAGTTAATCTGGTACAGCTCAGGCAAGGAGGAGATTTGAGATACTGGAGAGGTTCAACATTCACCCGCCAGCATATCCAGTTGGCTTGTGCCTCCATCTCTAAGAGAGAATACAGTACCAGCCTGTAGCCTTTAGGCATAAACCACAATATGTTGTATAATGTTTGGCTGTGGCATTCAACCAACCAGCAAATCTTTATCAGTCATATTTCCAAGAATATATAAAGCAGCAATTAGGTTTTCTCTCCAGTTGACTTTTAAAATGGGCCCCAGGAGCAGATTCAGTCTAACAATTACTTTAGGCTTTAGGGGTGACCAACTATACAGTTTAGAGCCAACTTATTTAAGGTATCAGTGAGGGGTAGACCCTGTATGTATTTTGTTTGAGCATTTAATCCTTCACGTGTAACTTAATCTGTTGGCCTCTAAGGCTGCCTTGGTGTGGCTCAGACAGGAGACATGTTATTTACATTGGGACAAATGAGACCCTATAAAGGTTAACTTTAATATGGGTTGACAATGATAATATGGATAATACAGACATAGTCACCCCTGATATTAGAGTTTTTCACAACAAGAAGCCCCTGGAAGCCATAAACTATATCAGGATTATAGGACAAAGAAACATTAATACACCAAAGGTGCCAATATTTTAGGCACTCCCCAATAAATTACATGGCTAACTTTTtcccttttgtatttatttattttacaagaaaAGGCACATTATTTTAATGGCATTAGCTTCCAGCAGACACGAGGTCACCCagtccaattagaagaaaagaggttctgcctaagtATTGGGAAGGGggttgttacagtgagagctgtgaagatgtggaattgtctccctgaatcagtggtacaggctgatacattagataggtacaaggaagggtcggatgctttattcaccagtagctcctcccagcagacaggagggagccaatgagattagaggagggaaaggggtgttacagggagagctgggaagtgaatcagtggtacaggctgatacattagataggtataaaaaggggttggatggtgtttagcaagtgagggaatacagggatatggaagatagctggaagttgatccagggactggtcccattgcattttggagtcaggaaagaatttttccccctctgaggcaaattggagaggcttcagatgggtttttgccttcctctagatcaactggcagttaggcagattaaaaaaaaactaaaaggttgaacttgatggacgtgtgttttttttcaaccttacttactatgttactatgttactatgttccaATAAAGTATGCCATTGGACTCCAGCTTTTACTTACAGTAGCATTACATGATAGTGATAGCCATTAGTGACTTACCTGTGTGTATCCATAGATACCCAACAGCTGTGCTATAGGCAGGGATGTGGCTGTCGTCTGATCTCCAATAAATCCAGTGATTTCCCCTTGCTTTCTACAGGAGTAATTAGGAACTGTTTGCTGGGGACCTGATAATATCTGCAGGGAACTCTGTATAGCAAAGCGGGGGTCTGCACATGAATCATATACATGATATCCCAGAGTGATGTTGGGTAACAGATCTGGGTTCCTGTTGATCTCATCAATGGCAAACAGAAAGGTGCGGAGTTCTGTGTAGTGGGTTAACTCGGGTCTGTAGGATCATATGGTCTGTGTTAGTAAGAATACAACAAGTAATCCAGCTCTCAGACTCCATGCCACTGCTGAACTTCCACTAACAACTATTAGAGTTCTCTCATTAGACCCAATATGAGTTGCAAAATGGGTGTACAATTGCAGAAGCGGTGAACTGTGGCCACTTCCTCCCTATTCTTCTGACAGATTCAGTAGAAATCAACTACATTTTTAGTATTCCTCCAAGGACACGTAGCATTGCCAGTACATAACCCCCCATTTTACTAGTATTGTGCTTCTGATCTTTGAACAGGAACTTACAGGAGGTAATAGTGACTCAATTACACACTGATCACTCATTGTATATCTGAACCACATCTCATGATGCCATGTTCCTTCTGCCTTATGTCCACAACCAACAATGTCTCTGACAACAAAAAACTCCTTAGCTCCTTAGGCATTTTGTTGTTGCTTGTGGCCTATGCTAGCACCCTAATAGCCAGGACACACATGAGCAGGAGTAGCAGCCAAagatagtgtcggactggcccatcgggataccaggaaaactcccggtgggcccaggtgtcagtgggcctcttgcttctaaacatttagcctattttatGGTCTTTATGGGGAAagaatgcttaataatggaagaatatagtgtagaagtagaagtaagtaatacaagactaagagaataaagagtttgagagaggagaggaggaataatagtttgaaaagtgatCCCACAGTCTAcggttttccagtgggcccaaggtctaaggttttctggtgggccactggcatcccagtccgacactggatacaaTGAAATGTAAATATAGAAGAGGCTACATGGGACAGACCTATAAGAGACCTGCACCTCTTGGCACAGACCACAGTAGTTATGGCACAACTATAGCAGGTTCTCATGCTAATATGTATAATCCTAGTTCATTGGAAAGCTCATTAAAGTTAAGATTCAAATATCATATTTTGTCAGCATGTCTGCTCAGTATTCCTTTATGGATAATGTATGGTTGTGTAGCTCTAACACAGTACGTTCCAGCCTGAAGCATTAATAACAAAACGTGGGTGTATACTCTTGCAACATGCTACATTAAAGAGCCATAAGGTTCCATAATGATGGCAATAGAAGAAACATGTAAATTCCACATGCACAAGCCAAAAGCTTACTGCTCAATAAAGCAGATTTTCCTGGTCGGGAAATACATGAATGAATGAAGAGGCAAAAAATCACTTACTCCACACAGAGGGGATAAGGCTTTATGGCTCGGTATGGCAAATATCTCACCCCTCTGTTGACAGTGAACACTCCTCCAATGATAATATCTCCATCCTggatatatttgtattcatacttgAGCTTGGTGAGGGGAATACGGCACTGTAAGTCTGACCCATTCAGCTCAGTACTGCAGGGTGTTACCCATATGATTACCAGACATAATATCACTCTCATCTGATCAGGAGAGAGACCTCTTGCTTGAAACCAAATAACACCTGCCATTGTGCCGTCATGGGTTTATGTGTTTGTGGCCTCATGCAGCTCCCTCTCTAGTACAGAACAGGTATTGCTCCTTGAATGATGGCATTGTGTCCTGTTGCGATATTTATTATGTGCTCTAGGCAACTATGTCTACTCCCCACTATTAATAAACACATAATTGTCTCTCCGATAGGGAAGAGCATTTGTAATTTTAGTTTGAGTTCTACAGAGAAGGTAATACAGATATAGTGCATCTACATTTATCAGTATAATTCCAAATCAGCAAAGTTTCTATTTCTCATATGGAAAATAATGGCTACATTAGATTCTTAAATATAAACTAGAGTAAGGTTTAATAGCCAGCTCGTCCCCAGTCCAATGCAATACGTATACCAGAATTATTGTATGGTATATGTCTTTACTGGGTATGAGCAAactaggggtctgttcctgctgaattgtgcttagtacagaggaatacctatgctgccatagttttatgggatctctctgtacagactatgagcaaatttagggactgttcctgctgaattgtgcttagtacaggggaatacctatgctgccatagttttatgggatctctctgtacagactatgagcaaatttaggggactgttcctgctgaattgtgcttagtacagggaatacctatgctgccatagttttatgggatctctctgtacagactatgagtaaacttaggggctgttcctgctgaattgtgcttaatacagggaatacctatgctgccatagttttatgggatctctctgtacagactatgagcaaacttaggggctgtacAGTGTATGAAGGTCTGATATATGTACAAGTAATGCAAAAGTGCCTTCCATAATGATTCTCCTATGAACCTGTACTGTTGCCAAACATAAGAACGGAAGTATATTACAATATTCACTGTAAACTCCTGATGACatttttcatatactgtacatgatattGCAATGATTTGTACATGATTTGTAAAGTTGTCCCAATGTTCCAAGTGCGTTAATACCAATATGGAGATTCCTGATTCCTGGCAGAGATAGGTTAATtaatgtgtagcgctatagtaaattgagtgcaccgttctctaactatgagctccactcccaatactgtgcttcgaatgagaccttaaatcttagggcgtaagccctcgcaaacgttgtggaggcagggtgtagtgtaactgtaacttgatGCTGGGTGCAATAAAtaggcgccagtggttcttataacttaaccaatgatcatatttattgtacaagaacattcacaatggagtgtacatacagaacaagcaggatcatacagtaACAGTGGATAGGCACATACTAATAGCACCTTTGGTCAGAAGCTGTCCCCCACAGAGATGGAGACAATGTACCTAACAGCCACTCAAGGTaaacccagctttcagccttttcctaaGTGTAACCTGAGGGGAAACTcgcatccctaggtctgtacacttagtccctacttcataatcccactcacaatcctaaAAGGAGCCTCAAACTGCTGAGATAAATAGCCTGTCTTTCTGTCACTCCTAGATTGGCCTCTTAAAGTGAGTATCCTATACTGAccagacctgacctgtctaggttccacttgagcTCTGCTTTCCTGCTCAGGCCAAaactaacacaaaatggaccctaAGCACATGGCTgtccaggactttatactttagcacagtgctaTCTAGTGATCACTAttgtgaacaccaaggggcatagctttaagcaggaataGGAACAGGTCCTCTCtcataactgtattttaggacccagtttaggagtCTATTCCACTAGgagactgcctgctaaataatactgggagactaatttaccagtcccctacaattGTAACAGAATTTTCTAGGATTAGATAGAGACAttagatagaaagagcagctccCTGTACTACAACAAGGATTGATATGAGAGTAGCTCTCCTATGATTTGCCTAAGTGAAGGgactgcagctccttatatagacagtgggatggctcacatctaattggctgctgtgcGTGACGTTCAGTTTgtcacgcgtcttttttttttgacgcaattTCGCAAAAAAATCATCCGCGGCGAAACTCAGAAATTTGccgcgaatgtattcgcccatccctaattacacCAGGAAGGTCCCTTTTGAACATTTGAATTTGCGCAATGCGCACTGGCGTCATAACGCcagtgcgcctgcgcctttaattcACGTACAggcgccctaaggaaccggcaGTGAGGACCGGcgaggcaggcgtccctgccgtccccccactagaccaccatggtaTGTTATTCCAAAGAtgcaatattaaaatgaaatattaaaagggACCCTGTGCTTTATAAATGCTTTTGAGTCCAGGATTTCTTTAGAGGTCTGCACCtgcatgcaaattttttttttctgctatctGAATATTGCCCAGTGGAAAGGCCTGTAAAGAAATATCTATATTATGACCATGCATTTTATAatcagtttattttaaaatgaaaatgttggacTAGTATTGATTTATTGCAGATACAGAGTTTTGCTGTACAGGTATACATCTGAGCATGTCAAATTTTTAATACAGATTTATGTAATGTTAGttttgttatacagaatactacagttcccagaatgcaTCTGATTCATGTTACAATGTCATTTCCTGTGCATGTGATGCAAGTGATTGCTTATTGGTTCTGGGTTGCTTCCTGATCTGTTAGTTTACTGTTTCTTGTGTGAGATCTCTCCGAAATGGCACGTTCCTGcattaaactgaataactgtgCTGATATGGATCTCCTAAATAAAAGTCATAAGCAGCAGGATTGTGTGGAACTAACCCTCTGTGTCAGAGTCTGATACCAAGGAACTCTGGTAGGTCATGTAACTGAATGTTAGAGAGAGTGTTGTACTTTATAGTTGCAAAAGGCATAAAAACAATCCATTTTGGCATAACATGTCTAAAAGAGCTGTCTATTTTACACTTGATCGGGCGAGGTCACTTGTGGTGTTTTcacgttgtgtttttaaaaatgcgcGGTTCAGTTTAAAGTCACCAATGAAACCACACATGCATGATAATGTGCATTTTTCAATCTTTCGTTTTattttcccagcatgcacttctgttttttctcattccccatAATTTCACTCAGAAGAATTTTAGtcaacttttgtgaaaaaaagccaagtggaaaaGCAATTTATATGTCATACTGATGGACAATACATAACTTAATGATGTCACCAGCATACAACGCCGCAAATATGTATATTTCCAGCAttgtctttccagctgacacaaggtcccccattccgattagaagaaaagaggttccagctaaatattgggaaggggtttgttacagtgagagctgtgaagatgtggaattgtctccctgaatcagtggtacaggctgatacattagataggtataaggaagggtcggatgctttattcaccagtagctcctcccagcagacaggagggagccaatgagattagaggagggaaaggggtgttacagggagagctgggaagtgaatcaggggtacaggctgatacattagataggtataaggaagggtcggatgctttattcaccagtagctcctcccagcagacaggagagagccaatgagattagaggagggaaaggggtgttacagggagagctgggaagtgaatcaggggtacaggctgatacattagataggtataaggaagggtcggatgctttattcaccagtagctcctcccagcagacaggagggagccaatgagattagaggagggaaaggggtgttacagggagagctgggaagtgaatcaggggtacaggctgatacattagataggtataaggaagggtcggatgctttattcaccaatagctcctcccagcagacaggagggagccaatgagattagaggagggaaaggggtgttacagggagagctgggaagtgaatcagtggtacaggctgatacattagataggtataaggaagggtcggatgctttattcaccagtagctcctcccagcagacaggagggagccaatgagattagaggagggaaaggggtgttacagggagagctgggaagtgaatcagtggtacaggctgatacattagataggtataaggaagggtcggatgctttattcaccagtagctcctcccagcagacaggagggagccaatgagattagaggagggaaaggggtgttacagggagagctgggaagtgaatcaggggtacaggctgatacattagataggtataagaaggggttggatggtgtttagcaagtgagggaatacagggatatgggagatagctcatagtacaagttgatccagggactggtcccattgtatcttggagtcaggaaggaattttttccccctctgaggcaaattggagaggcttcagatggggtttttcgccttGCCCAGTGGGAATTGCTACAGTGCGTATTCCATTTATTTCCAACAGGGcttttttttgtggctttcaATTTggctgcacatttttaaaaacgcaaagtaaaaacgccacgtgtgaCCTCGCCCTTACCAGATATATTGGATATCTCCCCTTCTGAGAAGGGAGCACAGCAGAGTGGTACTCGTGTCCTTGGGATTTTTCTATTGTCAGGAAAGCCATTAGCAGACTGCTGGGATTTCTATAAATGAGAGTGAAAATATCAGTCAAGatacaaaatgtacttttttagcaATCACAATGCACATCTTTACTACATTTGCTTTCTGTTTTGCTAATCTTGCCCTTTTTATGGACATGGCTTAGTACACGAAACATTCAAAGCTGATTATTTATTCAGTTAAgggtataaatgtaaaaatatgttgttgttttttcacCCCAAATGCAGTTATTTTCATGAATCCAACTTCTTGAAATTTTTCACATGCCACAAAGTGCACGCTATGGTAGAACACAGGTGCTTAGCTTACTTGGGATCTTATGTCATTTTGGGCATCACAAGAGAAGAGTACGGCATTCACTAACATGTCCAATGATCTGTAATTTCACAGGCACAAAAGAAAGGCAGGGGAAGTTAACCTTATGTCAATGACAGGTCTAAAGTGCAGTGCTCCTCAGCAACCTTTCCACTAACTTTTACAACACTGATCCCAAAATCTTGCCTTTCTTCTAAACAATGCAGTCAGCAAGATAATGTAATTTCTACTTTCACTTGAGAGtaccatatgtttttttttctttaaccaagagattttgtaaaaattatttattattgtaatttaaTTTCCATAAAAGCCCCCTTTGTTGACATTATTCCATTACCAAACTTGTTGATAGTTTATATTGCATAGAAAAGAAAGACTGAGGCATTGAGCTCTCTGCacaattcttctctttctatACCTtcaacattatattacattatgctGGGTTTTAGATCACGTTATGTTAAGACAATTTGCCATTAGTTATATTTCATGTTTGTCAATTTTTGTAATTGACATTTTATTCTGCAATTCTAAAGTTTGGAATTAAAATTGCTTTCAATAACCCTATTAAAAAATTTAGACCTGATTTAGACCTTCAGGACACAAGTGACTTCtctctaaaaataatttcttataaGTCTTGGATGATGGGGAatattatcaaaataataaagttaaatagaactgaacaagaaaataaaaagaataaatcatttttgtttgATACATTTTTGGAGACTATTTATTGGCTTTTGAAAATTTTCTGTTCCCCATTTGGATGAATAAATCATGTTTGTAATCAATAAAAAACCAGGAATGTTTCCATCCTTATTGTATTGCCTCTTGTATGGAATATAGAGAGACTGAAAGTGTATATGGCTGTCTGGTATACTACATTTAACCAGGGGTGTAAGTTCTCATTATTGTTCACAAACAAAATGATAATTTTGCTCAAATTCTAATATGTTCATGGTTGGAGTATTAAGATAATACTGTATAACTTACCGTTTGAAcaccatttaaatataaaaatgcagtaTAGAAGAATCTGAAAACTCAAGCCCATTGGAATCTTTGAGTTTATTATggattttttctttattgatatctatgaaaaatgttctttttatcaCATCTCTTGTGTTTAGTCAATAGAATagaagtataatatatatatattcgccaTTGCATCTATATAAGCAAATCTCTATTTATTTGGGTTCCCTAGTAAGTACTGTTTCGAGTTCATCTCtggctttaataaaataatgtaacattttgggagaaatatacagaagagaaggCCACAGCTTGAAGTgattatggcaaatatctccacacacacagtgtttttgcctttggtgctcagataggccgggatcattgtgatccaaacactgcagaagagcaacatgctgaaagtgatgtacttggcctcattaaaactgtctgGTAATGTCCGAGCCAAGAAAGCTACAATGAAGCTCAAAGATGCCAACAATCCCATGTAGGAGAGGACAATGTAAAAGGCAACCACTGAACCCTCGTTGCACTGAATGATTATTTTTCCAGGTTCAGAAAGTATATTGTATTCCAcaaagggaggagaaatagacAGCCATAAAACCGTTATCAGTATTTGAATGAATGAACAAACAAGAACAATATAATGTGACAGTTTTGCTCCTACCCATTTACTCCAAGAGCTTCCAGGCTTTGTGGCTTTGAAAACAATATAAACCAGGATAGTCTTAGCTAGAACACAAGacacagctatggagaaggtgttTCCAAATGATGTTTGCCtgagcatgcaggttatatcagaAGGACGaccaaggaacagaaacacagagaggaagctcagcttgatggagacaaggagaataaagctcaGATTGCGATTATTGGCTTTCACTACTGGAGTGTTTCGAAACGAAATAAATATTCCCAATATAACTGCCCCTACCGTAAACAATATCAAAGAGTTCATTGTGAAGGCTATGCCTAAGTAATCATTGTCATAAGAGAGGAACTCAATTTGTTTCTCAATACACatagttttttcatgatttggCCACTCATTGTCTTGACATCTTAGGCAATTTTCCATATCTGCAAACATAGAAGACAATTAAAAGGTTGGGTTAAAGAAGTGGAACATGTCCCAAGTCATTCCTTAATTCTGATTTGACATTAagcaatttaaatacatttcttcctcaccgttatttttattaaataatcatgTGAGAATGTATTAAAAGATGTAAAATTATTACATAAACGGCATAATAATGTTAACTTTAAAACATGCACAGCTTGTTGAAAAAGTAACAAAAAGCCTGCAACAttcaataaaatctttaaaagaagtcatatgaacaataaaaatatgcaattttgtAAATGGAGAATGGACTAacaatattcaaatgtaaattttctttctgaaatatgaaaaattttattcttttattacattccctcagtAGACTTCAATTTTGATCAAAATACCTACAGGTATATGTTTGAAAGGTCTTCTCCAACTcaaaatttattacattttaatccattcatttgtattttattttattattcaattttgatcaaaatacatatactgtatgctagTTCTTCTACAGCTCAAACTTTTTAATGAGCAAAAACATATCTGCATAGGTTCAACCAAATAGCAACTATTAACTTTGATCCTTACATTCAGGGGCAAATGATACATGTCAGGATCTTGTATTGCAGCATCAGCGCGCACGTTCACAAGGGCGCAATCCGATGCTGGCGCACTTTCAAGCAGGCGTATTGACGCACGCGCCCGATGTTCGCGCACGTTCTGACGGACACGCACGTTCTGACGGCCTCGGCTTAAAGAGACGCCGAGCGATATTCTGTGATTCTGATTTTTCTGATTATGCCTTCTGGTTTGCTTCTTGACTATTCTTTGTGGAATTTCCTTTGGATCGATGCTTGGCTTCTGATTCTCCTGTGTCTGACCCGGCTTGCTTCCTGACTTTGATTCTACACCTGCAGTTAAGTGCCTAGTCCTAATTATCTCCAACTACATATCTTCGTGGGCTAACAAGCACTCCTGCTATTCTTTAGATGGGATCGCTCTGTATCATTTCCAGGGCATAGCTCAGTGTGAAGCATGGGAGAGGCTAATATCTTCAGACT
This region includes:
- the LOC121400483 gene encoding vomeronasal type-2 receptor 26-like codes for the protein MCIEKQIEFLSYDNDYLGIAFTMNSLILFTVGAVILGIFISFRNTPVVKANNRNLSFILLVSIKLSFLSVFLFLGRPSDITCMLRQTSFGNTFSIAVSCVLAKTILVYIVFKATKPGSSWSKWVGAKLSHYIVLVCSFIQILITVLWLSISPPFVEYNILSEPGKIIIQCNEGSVVAFYIVLSYMGLLASLSFIVAFLARTLPDSFNEAKYITFSMLLFCSVWITMIPAYLSTKGKNTVCVEIFAIITSSCGLLFCIFLPKCYIILLKPEMNSKQYLLGNPNK